From a single Halodesulfovibrio marinisediminis DSM 17456 genomic region:
- a CDS encoding DEAD/DEAH box helicase, with the protein MERCIFSELPLSPELLKSIEDMGFEEASPIQAMAIPHLLEGKDVIGQAQTGTGKTAAFGIPVLEKVDVRHKSPQAIILCPTRELAIQVATEMSQLAKRKRGLFVLPIYGGQPIERQIKALRRGVQVIVGTPGRIMDHMKRGTISLQDINMAVLDEADEMLDMGFRDDIEFILEQVPEESQTVFFSATMRDEILQLAKRFLKTPEFLKVTQKVLTVPNIEQIYYEVRPFQKMDALCRVLDVYNPKLTIVFCSTKRGVDELTANLQGRGYQADGLHGNLNQTQRDRVMNRFRKGNIEVLVATDVAARGIDVDDVEAVVNYDIPNDVEYYVHRIGRTGRAGRMGRAFTFVSGKEFWKLRDIKRFTKARIVQHQVPTIADVENAKSSKLLDEIRENIHKHELDRYLTIVDDFIQNEFDGDLTTAEMAAALLKILMHRELGDTMPEQKKSFGDTGAQAGMVRLFINVGRKSRIGARDIVGAIAGESGLPGKMIGAIDIYDRFSFVEVPEDYAQEVLNVMNGNQIRGNKLFVEPASRR; encoded by the coding sequence ATGGAAAGATGTATTTTTTCTGAACTCCCTCTTTCTCCGGAGTTATTGAAATCCATTGAAGACATGGGATTTGAAGAAGCATCTCCTATTCAGGCTATGGCTATTCCTCACCTTCTCGAAGGTAAGGATGTAATTGGTCAGGCTCAGACCGGTACGGGTAAAACCGCAGCGTTCGGTATTCCAGTTTTGGAAAAAGTGGACGTGCGTCATAAATCTCCACAGGCAATCATTCTTTGCCCAACCCGTGAGCTTGCTATTCAGGTAGCAACAGAGATGAGCCAGCTTGCGAAACGTAAGCGTGGTTTGTTTGTTCTGCCAATTTACGGTGGCCAGCCAATCGAACGTCAGATCAAAGCTCTTCGTCGTGGCGTGCAGGTTATTGTTGGTACTCCGGGCCGTATTATGGACCACATGAAACGTGGTACCATTTCTCTTCAGGATATCAATATGGCTGTTCTTGATGAAGCGGACGAAATGCTCGATATGGGCTTCCGTGATGACATCGAGTTCATCCTTGAGCAGGTACCGGAAGAAAGCCAGACTGTATTCTTCTCCGCTACTATGCGTGACGAGATTTTGCAGCTTGCAAAACGCTTCCTTAAGACTCCTGAGTTCCTCAAAGTTACTCAGAAAGTTCTTACTGTTCCTAACATCGAACAGATCTACTATGAAGTTCGTCCGTTCCAGAAAATGGATGCACTCTGCCGTGTACTCGATGTATACAACCCGAAACTCACCATCGTTTTCTGTTCTACTAAACGCGGTGTAGACGAACTTACAGCAAATCTTCAGGGTCGAGGATATCAGGCAGACGGCTTGCACGGTAACTTGAACCAGACGCAGCGTGACCGTGTTATGAACCGTTTCCGTAAAGGCAACATCGAAGTGCTCGTTGCAACAGACGTAGCTGCTCGTGGTATCGACGTAGACGATGTTGAAGCAGTAGTTAACTACGATATTCCAAACGACGTAGAATACTATGTTCACCGTATCGGTCGTACTGGTCGTGCAGGTCGTATGGGTCGTGCATTTACTTTTGTTTCCGGTAAAGAATTCTGGAAGCTTCGCGATATCAAACGCTTTACTAAAGCTCGCATCGTTCAGCATCAGGTTCCAACCATTGCGGACGTTGAAAATGCGAAATCTAGCAAGCTGCTCGACGAAATCCGTGAGAACATCCACAAGCATGAGCTTGATCGTTACCTCACAATCGTTGACGACTTCATTCAGAACGAATTTGATGGCGACCTCACTACTGCTGAGATGGCAGCTGCTCTGCTTAAAATTCTCATGCATCGTGAACTTGGCGATACAATGCCTGAACAGAAGAAATCTTTTGGTGACACTGGTGCACAGGCTGGTATGGTTCGTCTGTTCATCAACGTTGGCCGTAAGAGCCGTATTGGCGCACGCGATATCGTAGGTGCTATTGCTGGTGAATCCGGTCTTCCTGGTAAAATGATTGGTGCAATCGATATCTACGATCGCTTCTCCTTCGTTGAAGTTCCAGAAGACTACGCACAGGAAGTTCTTAATGTAATGAACGGTAACCAGATTCGCGGCAATAAACTGTTTGTTGAACCTGCTTCCCGTCGTTAA
- a CDS encoding ABC transporter permease — protein sequence MSNNSISLHLRYLSPLLIPFFLFFVGGIALAVLQSLGMGLPFPYEGGLLDSYKALMTPYMLRSFLLSIKVGGLAALFSVAIGTLLAVGLWRMPSLLQQAGIIYKIPLILPHLAVGFIVFFFWAKSGLISSAMFHAGLTKTPQDFPSILFGGDGWGMIIAYTYKQIPFALLMVYASLKRLDMRLLETAYMLGAGHFRAFRTVTYPHISSTLHSTFCILFLVGFGAFEIPFLLGGSQPAMLSIEAYNMYFRKELYHRPQAMAILIGIFLFSTVFLTLYLRSVAPKRPEKIND from the coding sequence ATGTCTAATAATTCTATTTCATTGCACTTACGCTATTTATCGCCATTGCTCATTCCTTTTTTCCTCTTTTTTGTAGGTGGAATAGCACTAGCCGTTCTTCAATCACTGGGAATGGGGCTGCCATTCCCCTATGAAGGCGGTCTCCTCGATAGCTACAAGGCATTGATGACCCCTTATATGCTGCGGTCGTTTCTTCTGTCCATCAAAGTCGGCGGTCTGGCTGCACTCTTTTCCGTTGCTATCGGAACTCTTTTAGCAGTGGGATTATGGAGAATGCCATCCTTATTGCAGCAGGCAGGAATTATCTACAAAATCCCCCTTATTCTGCCGCATCTTGCTGTAGGCTTCATTGTCTTTTTTTTCTGGGCAAAATCAGGACTCATTTCATCAGCCATGTTCCATGCAGGACTGACCAAAACACCACAAGATTTTCCTTCTATTCTATTCGGCGGAGACGGGTGGGGAATGATCATCGCGTATACATACAAACAAATTCCATTTGCCCTTCTTATGGTCTACGCCTCACTTAAACGTTTAGACATGCGGCTTCTGGAGACTGCCTATATGCTTGGTGCCGGACATTTCCGTGCTTTCCGTACCGTCACCTACCCGCATATCAGCAGCACTCTTCACTCAACGTTCTGCATTTTGTTTCTGGTCGGGTTCGGTGCATTTGAAATCCCATTTCTACTCGGGGGGTCTCAGCCTGCCATGCTCAGCATTGAAGCATACAACATGTATTTCAGAAAAGAACTTTACCACCGCCCACAAGCCATGGCGATTTTGATCGGTATTTTCCTTTTTTCCACTGTGTTCCTTACACTTTATCTTCGGTCTGTAGCCCCAAAACGTCCGGAAAAAATCAATGACTAA
- a CDS encoding tyrosine-type recombinase/integrase, producing MSLTAKKIESAKPSNKLYRITDSHGLCLEVPPTGQKRWRLRYRVDGKSKMISLGTYPEVTLKEARKKRDVMRVQIADSVDPSLLRKAEISKQQNKTQNTFEAISLEWAEKHFINKSLKTRATDLSRLERDVLPIIGAKQIAEVSTLDMLKLVERIEKRGAYEAARRTRALCSRIFRYAIALEKIDKNPADNARAFLTPLPAIVKHHAALTSPDDVTQLMRAIDEFEGHFVVKCALQTVAYTFLRSSELRFGSWSEIDFDNAIWRIPAERMKAKHAHEVPLPTQVISILHELYPLTHDAKYIFPSVRSIARPLSENTINAALRRLGFSKEQMTCHGFRGMASTTLNREGFNSDWIESQLAHKEKNMVRAAYNHADYYSDRKKMMQWYADHLDLLCHER from the coding sequence ATGTCTCTTACTGCCAAGAAAATTGAATCTGCAAAACCTAGCAATAAACTATATCGAATCACAGACTCTCACGGATTGTGTCTTGAAGTACCGCCCACTGGTCAAAAGCGTTGGCGGCTTAGATATCGTGTAGATGGAAAGTCGAAGATGATCTCTTTAGGAACTTATCCAGAAGTCACCCTCAAGGAAGCGCGGAAAAAGCGTGATGTAATGCGAGTGCAGATAGCGGACTCAGTTGATCCTTCTTTACTCCGCAAAGCAGAAATAAGCAAACAACAAAATAAGACCCAAAACACTTTCGAAGCAATTTCTCTGGAGTGGGCAGAAAAACACTTCATTAATAAAAGCTTAAAGACAAGAGCCACCGATTTAAGCAGATTGGAACGTGATGTTCTTCCAATTATTGGCGCAAAACAAATAGCCGAAGTCTCAACTCTCGACATGCTAAAACTAGTTGAGCGCATCGAAAAACGAGGCGCCTACGAAGCAGCAAGACGGACTCGGGCGTTGTGTTCTAGAATTTTCCGCTATGCCATTGCGTTAGAAAAAATTGACAAAAACCCTGCCGACAATGCCCGCGCCTTTCTCACCCCCCTTCCAGCCATTGTTAAACATCATGCAGCCCTCACATCTCCTGACGACGTCACGCAACTCATGAGGGCAATTGACGAGTTTGAAGGCCACTTTGTTGTTAAATGTGCTTTGCAAACAGTTGCCTATACCTTTCTAAGAAGTAGTGAGCTTAGGTTTGGGTCATGGTCGGAAATTGATTTTGATAACGCAATATGGCGCATTCCAGCAGAACGAATGAAAGCGAAACATGCCCATGAAGTTCCACTACCAACACAAGTTATTTCAATTTTACATGAGTTGTACCCATTAACTCATGATGCAAAATATATATTTCCAAGTGTGCGCTCTATAGCAAGGCCACTGTCTGAAAATACGATCAATGCAGCTCTCCGACGTTTAGGCTTTTCGAAAGAGCAAATGACTTGCCATGGATTCAGAGGGATGGCTTCCACCACCCTCAACCGCGAAGGATTCAATTCAGATTGGATTGAGTCCCAGCTTGCCCATAAAGAAAAAAACATGGTGAGGGCAGCCTACAACCATGCTGACTACTATTCTGATCGCAAAAAGATGATGCAGTGGTATGCGGATCATTTGGACTTACTTTGTCATGAGCGGTAG
- a CDS encoding metal-dependent hydrolase, producing MQELQWNGHANFQLKTPSATILIDPFFEGNPSAATVWQKASKPDAVFVTHDHGDHTGSTVDICRATGAKLGAIVGTAERLVEAGVPQEQVINGIGFNIGGTIVVEGVSVTMTQAYHSTESGAPVGYIFRLDDGYTVYHAGDTGIFSGMELWGRLYDIDLALLPIGGVFTMDARQAALACSLLKCKSVIPMHWGTFPVLDQNTKDFAYQLQNYAPDCRLYDLKPGDTLKLENTTAAACKC from the coding sequence ATGCAGGAACTGCAATGGAATGGACACGCAAATTTTCAACTGAAGACTCCCTCAGCAACAATTTTAATTGATCCATTTTTTGAAGGGAATCCTTCTGCTGCTACTGTTTGGCAGAAGGCATCAAAGCCGGATGCAGTGTTCGTAACTCATGATCATGGAGATCATACTGGTTCAACAGTAGATATTTGCAGAGCCACAGGTGCAAAGCTTGGTGCTATTGTGGGCACGGCGGAACGGCTTGTAGAAGCTGGCGTTCCGCAGGAACAGGTTATTAATGGTATCGGTTTTAATATCGGTGGAACAATTGTGGTGGAAGGTGTTAGTGTGACCATGACACAAGCCTACCATTCTACAGAATCCGGTGCCCCTGTCGGGTACATTTTCCGATTGGATGACGGATACACCGTATATCATGCCGGTGACACAGGAATTTTCTCAGGAATGGAATTATGGGGGCGATTGTATGACATCGATCTCGCCCTGCTGCCGATAGGCGGCGTGTTTACAATGGACGCAAGACAGGCTGCACTCGCTTGCAGCCTGCTTAAGTGCAAGAGCGTGATACCGATGCACTGGGGCACCTTCCCCGTCCTTGACCAGAACACAAAAGATTTTGCTTACCAGTTGCAGAATTATGCTCCGGATTGTCGCCTCTACGACTTGAAACCGGGTGATACTTTGAAGCTTGAAAATACAACCGCTGCAGCCTGCAAATGCTAG
- a CDS encoding UbiX family flavin prenyltransferase has protein sequence MKKIVVAVTGASGMPLSVTLLKELAATSQAEVHLIVSDAAKTVLELESGLDLDQLTSYANTVYTQHEFGAAPASGSWLHDGMIVCPCSMASLGAIANGIGSNLIHRAADVTLKERRKLILVPRETPLNRIHLQNMLAADEAGALIMPPTPGFYSKPETIEDICTHLVGRMLDHLGIEHSLVKRWNGM, from the coding sequence ATGAAAAAGATTGTTGTAGCAGTGACAGGTGCCAGCGGCATGCCGCTGTCTGTTACGCTGCTCAAAGAACTCGCCGCTACTTCTCAGGCTGAGGTACATCTTATTGTATCTGATGCAGCCAAGACAGTCCTTGAGCTTGAATCAGGGCTGGATCTCGATCAGCTTACCTCCTACGCAAACACTGTTTACACACAGCACGAATTCGGGGCAGCACCGGCAAGTGGTTCATGGCTGCATGACGGTATGATAGTGTGCCCTTGTTCAATGGCTTCTCTTGGTGCCATTGCTAACGGCATCGGCTCTAACCTTATACATAGAGCTGCTGACGTGACATTGAAAGAACGCAGAAAGCTTATTCTTGTTCCTCGCGAAACTCCGCTCAACCGAATTCATTTGCAGAATATGCTTGCCGCTGATGAAGCTGGTGCGCTTATTATGCCGCCTACTCCAGGCTTTTATTCAAAGCCTGAGACGATAGAAGATATTTGTACTCATTTGGTAGGTAGAATGCTCGATCATTTAGGCATTGAACATTCTTTAGTTAAACGCTGGAACGGCATGTAG
- a CDS encoding helix-turn-helix transcriptional regulator, with protein MELIKFPETGFLREKNLYSFVPVSRTTLWQWVRADKFPKPIKLAARTTVWRAEDVRKWIKQQG; from the coding sequence ATGGAACTTATCAAATTCCCAGAAACTGGCTTCCTACGCGAAAAAAATCTTTACAGCTTTGTTCCAGTATCTCGAACAACTCTATGGCAGTGGGTACGTGCAGACAAATTCCCAAAACCAATAAAGTTGGCAGCGCGAACTACTGTCTGGCGTGCTGAAGATGTTCGCAAGTGGATCAAACAGCAGGGGTAA
- a CDS encoding GIY-YIG nuclease family protein, whose protein sequence is MSIKKSWVVYLVQCSDGSLYCGITTDMNRRLGEHNSGKGAKYTRSRRPVSLIASAFVPDRSTASKIECNIKRQPSGKKVETLNRCVRELASSAAQS, encoded by the coding sequence ATGTCGATAAAAAAGAGTTGGGTAGTCTATCTTGTGCAATGTTCAGATGGTTCGCTTTATTGCGGCATAACAACCGATATGAACAGACGCCTTGGCGAACATAACTCGGGAAAAGGAGCAAAATACACTCGCTCCAGACGTCCCGTGTCCCTGATTGCTAGCGCCTTTGTTCCGGATCGGAGCACTGCTTCTAAGATAGAATGTAACATAAAAAGACAGCCCTCCGGCAAGAAAGTAGAAACTCTGAATAGGTGCGTCAGAGAGCTCGCTTCTTCTGCAGCGCAGTCATAA
- the murJ gene encoding murein biosynthesis integral membrane protein MurJ, giving the protein MESQSNSWMNVSLSAAVVSAGSFISRIVGLLRDVLIASLLGAGPIADALIVAFRIPNLFRKLFAEGSLSSAVTATVTRVREAEGEARAASLVRTCFLWTVGIFSLLLVLAEYGSKTLARVLAPGLSMSSAVFAHADALLQMSLPYFVCIGLVALLSGVLHSRKQFNAPALAPLVLNCTLVLGAGIAWLCSLPVAETLCISLVLGGVFQVLLQLMSLRDGSLWWGDWKLHDHHAVALGKNVVPTVLSGAVFQLSVVLVTMLASFQPKGTIAKLYFADRLVQFPLGLIGVAIGVAVLPALSSLAVSNDKQKYGEVLSSAVQFTLFLSLPAAVGLYVLAYPVFQLFFERGAFSALDAAMASSMLQAFTLGLPAFSMTRPLLSGYYARQNSRIPLLAGGCNLVIAVFLGALFMQFWGGAGLAFAVSCGGWVNCILLYILLRKEGLLAQLSKWNLVYVLMSLGVGFICWRMLPFGIAGLLSIPVLALGYIIFLYIGRSPDARLLFLMVLKKGRNVSN; this is encoded by the coding sequence ATGGAATCTCAATCAAATTCATGGATGAACGTATCTCTCTCAGCCGCAGTGGTTTCTGCAGGTAGCTTTATTTCTAGAATAGTAGGGTTGTTGCGTGATGTGCTGATAGCGTCTCTTCTAGGTGCAGGACCGATAGCTGACGCGTTGATTGTGGCTTTCCGTATTCCAAACTTGTTCAGAAAATTATTTGCGGAAGGTTCTCTTTCTTCCGCTGTTACAGCAACGGTAACGCGAGTGCGTGAAGCAGAAGGTGAGGCGAGGGCAGCATCGCTTGTCCGCACTTGCTTTCTTTGGACTGTTGGAATCTTTTCTTTGCTGCTGGTGCTGGCTGAGTATGGAAGTAAGACACTCGCCAGAGTTCTGGCTCCGGGACTATCCATGTCGTCTGCTGTCTTTGCTCATGCAGATGCACTATTACAAATGAGCTTGCCTTACTTTGTATGCATCGGCCTTGTGGCGTTGCTTTCAGGTGTGTTGCATAGCCGTAAGCAGTTTAATGCGCCTGCCTTAGCGCCTTTAGTTTTAAATTGTACGTTGGTGCTGGGTGCCGGAATTGCGTGGTTATGCTCGTTACCGGTGGCTGAAACTCTTTGTATATCTCTAGTGCTAGGTGGTGTCTTTCAGGTTCTTTTGCAGCTAATGTCTCTTCGTGATGGAAGTCTTTGGTGGGGGGATTGGAAGTTGCATGATCATCATGCCGTTGCTTTAGGGAAAAATGTCGTACCTACTGTTCTAAGCGGCGCGGTGTTCCAGCTTAGCGTTGTGCTCGTCACAATGCTTGCATCGTTTCAGCCTAAGGGGACTATTGCGAAGCTTTATTTTGCGGATAGGCTTGTGCAGTTTCCATTAGGACTGATCGGGGTAGCCATTGGTGTTGCCGTTCTTCCGGCGTTGTCTTCTCTCGCTGTTTCTAACGATAAACAAAAATATGGCGAAGTGTTGTCTTCTGCTGTGCAGTTTACGCTTTTTTTGTCACTTCCGGCTGCTGTCGGGCTGTATGTTCTGGCCTATCCTGTGTTTCAGTTATTTTTTGAACGGGGAGCATTTTCTGCTCTGGATGCTGCTATGGCTTCTTCCATGTTGCAGGCTTTTACTCTGGGACTTCCAGCATTTTCCATGACTCGCCCTTTGTTAAGTGGTTATTACGCAAGGCAAAACAGTCGTATTCCGTTGTTGGCAGGTGGGTGTAATCTGGTAATAGCTGTGTTTTTGGGAGCACTTTTTATGCAGTTTTGGGGCGGTGCAGGGCTTGCTTTTGCCGTTTCTTGCGGTGGCTGGGTGAATTGTATTTTGTTGTACATCTTACTGCGAAAAGAAGGGCTGTTAGCACAGCTGAGTAAGTGGAATCTTGTGTATGTCCTGATGAGTCTCGGAGTAGGCTTCATCTGCTGGCGGATGTTGCCGTTTGGAATTGCAGGACTGTTGAGTATTCCTGTGTTGGCCTTGGGATATATTATATTCCTGTATATTGGACGCAGCCCTGACGCGCGGTTACTTTTTTTAATGGTATTAAAAAAAGGACGTAATGTTTCTAACTAA
- a CDS encoding ABC transporter permease: MTKIKLRHQMLFLFFVLFFAGPTVVLIVSLFAPGWTWPDIVPAEYSTKALQSILLHSNSIALHLGVSVLYSLATTFCALLLSILPAYHIARVHFAGKNLLQGILLTPALIPAMTFSMGIHHVFIKFSLADTFLGVVLILTIFSYPYMFRALISGFEAYSEEYELCAKNLGASLWMRLRYVTFPLLLPSMVAGGSVVFLVAFSDYYLVFLIGGGVVPSFTGYLFPFITGADRAMASALTLIFLIVPVILFVLVEYSVRRFYQRTELY; the protein is encoded by the coding sequence ATGACTAAAATCAAACTACGCCACCAGATGCTCTTCTTGTTCTTTGTACTCTTCTTTGCCGGTCCCACTGTAGTACTTATTGTTTCCCTGTTTGCTCCAGGATGGACGTGGCCGGATATTGTTCCTGCGGAATACTCTACCAAGGCATTACAATCCATATTGCTGCACAGTAATTCTATCGCCTTGCACCTTGGAGTCTCCGTACTCTACTCGCTGGCAACAACCTTCTGCGCGCTGCTACTCTCCATACTACCGGCCTATCATATTGCCCGAGTGCACTTTGCCGGAAAAAACTTACTGCAAGGGATACTGCTTACACCTGCATTGATTCCAGCAATGACATTTTCCATGGGCATCCATCACGTATTCATTAAATTTTCACTAGCAGACACATTCTTAGGTGTTGTCCTGATCTTGACTATTTTCAGCTACCCGTACATGTTTCGCGCCCTTATCTCAGGATTTGAGGCATACAGCGAGGAATACGAACTCTGCGCCAAAAACCTCGGTGCTTCCTTATGGATGCGCCTACGCTACGTAACCTTTCCACTCTTGCTCCCAAGCATGGTTGCTGGTGGTTCCGTGGTCTTTCTGGTGGCTTTTTCCGATTACTATCTCGTATTCCTCATTGGAGGCGGCGTAGTACCGTCGTTTACAGGTTATCTGTTCCCCTTCATCACTGGGGCTGACAGAGCCATGGCAAGCGCGCTAACGCTCATATTCCTCATTGTTCCTGTAATACTGTTTGTTCTTGTGGAGTATTCAGTACGCCGTTTCTATCAACGTACTGAACTCTATTAA
- a CDS encoding DMT family transporter: protein MITKHSSLLPQISLCAAMTLWASSFVAMKYAIVAFSPMLVVFCRMAIASLVLLTQWHRIELKKIPRAHWKTFAFLVLCEPCLLFIFEAHALKYTSASQAGMICSIVPIFVAVGSYLLYKEKQPRIVWTGFITAIGGVALLSMKSIATETAPNPLLGNFFEMMAMLSATGYILTAKRLCASYSAFTLTALQAWIGTLFFFPILLLSGETIPTNVQPEAVMAILYLGTAVSFGAYLFYNYGLRHVPAAQASAYGNLIPVIALGLGHIILSETLTVLQYAACVFVLAGVWMSQRRTSPKTTENLPTETQRRSAIQEQ, encoded by the coding sequence ATGATAACAAAACATTCTTCTCTGCTTCCGCAGATTTCCCTTTGTGCTGCCATGACACTGTGGGCAAGCTCTTTTGTAGCTATGAAATATGCCATTGTAGCATTTTCACCAATGCTGGTTGTGTTCTGCCGTATGGCCATCGCCTCTCTTGTGCTTCTTACGCAATGGCATCGGATCGAATTAAAAAAAATCCCCCGTGCCCACTGGAAGACCTTTGCCTTCCTAGTACTGTGCGAACCATGCCTCCTCTTTATCTTTGAAGCTCATGCACTCAAATATACATCAGCTTCACAAGCGGGGATGATCTGCTCCATTGTTCCTATCTTCGTAGCTGTAGGGTCCTACCTGCTGTACAAAGAAAAGCAGCCCAGAATTGTCTGGACTGGATTTATTACCGCCATTGGTGGTGTGGCACTTCTCTCTATGAAAAGCATCGCCACAGAAACCGCTCCAAATCCACTTCTAGGGAACTTTTTTGAGATGATGGCAATGCTGTCAGCCACTGGTTATATTTTGACTGCCAAGCGCCTTTGTGCGTCATATTCAGCCTTCACACTGACAGCCTTACAAGCATGGATTGGAACACTCTTCTTTTTCCCAATCCTCTTACTATCTGGTGAGACGATTCCGACAAACGTACAGCCAGAGGCCGTGATGGCTATTCTGTACCTGGGAACCGCTGTAAGCTTTGGGGCATACCTTTTCTATAACTACGGTCTACGTCATGTCCCTGCAGCTCAGGCATCTGCCTACGGCAACCTGATTCCAGTTATTGCCCTTGGCCTCGGACACATTATCCTCTCAGAAACCCTCACCGTGTTACAGTATGCTGCCTGTGTTTTTGTTCTCGCCGGAGTCTGGATGAGCCAACGACGAACCAGCCCGAAAACAACAGAAAATTTACCTACTGAAACACAGCGACGTTCTGCAATTCAAGAACAATAA
- a CDS encoding DMT family transporter, translated as MFSKDYLLPTLALFGAMVLWASSFIAMKIAVSGFSPIAVVFGRMAIASFLFLVLWKNFRGLKVRRQDWKQLIFMALCEPCLYFVLEAYALKYTSATQAGMIVATLPVFVAIAAFFILKEKLALRVWIGFFLAAGGVAMLSWGATATENAPNPLLGNTLETLAMVAATGYMVTAKSLSNRYSPLFITALQAWVGAIFFLPLLAFTPGAIPTEFPHDATIAVLYLASVVTMVAYGLYNYGLSKVPAGQASGFTNLIPVFTMLMGFAFLGDRLSLIQFIACGLVLSGVILTQISPSKKAAATA; from the coding sequence ATGTTTAGTAAAGACTACCTTCTTCCAACCTTGGCGCTTTTCGGTGCTATGGTTCTGTGGGCGAGTTCCTTTATCGCCATGAAGATTGCTGTGAGTGGCTTTTCGCCTATTGCTGTTGTGTTTGGACGCATGGCTATCGCATCCTTTCTCTTTCTTGTTCTTTGGAAGAATTTTCGTGGTCTTAAAGTCCGACGACAAGACTGGAAGCAACTTATCTTTATGGCGCTATGCGAACCCTGCCTCTACTTTGTATTAGAAGCATACGCGCTTAAATATACATCTGCGACACAGGCAGGAATGATTGTCGCAACCCTTCCGGTGTTTGTTGCTATTGCTGCATTCTTTATTCTTAAAGAAAAGCTGGCACTACGAGTTTGGATCGGATTCTTTCTCGCAGCAGGAGGTGTAGCGATGCTCTCATGGGGGGCAACAGCTACTGAAAACGCACCAAACCCACTGCTCGGCAATACATTGGAAACACTCGCCATGGTAGCTGCCACAGGCTACATGGTCACTGCAAAAAGTCTTTCCAACCGCTACTCGCCATTGTTCATTACAGCATTGCAGGCATGGGTCGGCGCAATATTCTTTTTGCCGCTTCTTGCATTTACTCCGGGAGCAATCCCGACAGAATTTCCGCATGACGCAACTATCGCAGTCCTCTACCTTGCAAGCGTTGTAACAATGGTCGCATACGGACTGTATAACTACGGGTTAAGTAAGGTTCCTGCTGGTCAGGCCTCAGGCTTCACCAACCTTATTCCTGTGTTTACTATGCTTATGGGCTTTGCCTTTCTGGGAGACCGCCTCTCACTCATACAATTCATAGCGTGCGGTCTGGTATTAAGCGGTGTTATCCTTACCCAGATATCACCATCCAAAAAAGCTGCGGCAACTGCATAG